The genomic region GGATAAATCATTCCCTACCATAGAAATTTGCTGCATTACTTCAATACCAGATCCAATTAATGTTGCATTTTTTATAGGATTTGTAATTTTTCCATTTTTTATTAAATAAGCTTCTGAAGTAGAAAATACAAATTGACCTGAAGTAATATCTACTTGACCTCCGCTGAAATTTGTAGCATACAAACCAAAACCAACACTTTCGATAATTTCATCTTTATTTGATAAACCAGGCAACATATAAGTATTAGTCATACGAGGCATGGGCAAATGAGCATAAGACTCACGACGGCAATTACCTGTAGATTTAGTATCCATAAATTTAGCGTTTAATTTGTCTTGCATATAACATTTTAATATTCCATTTTCAATTAAAATATTTTTTTGACTAGGAGTTCCTTCATCATCAATTGTTAAAGAACCTCTCCTACCAAATATAGTTCCATCATCTATAATAGTACATAAACTTGAAGCAACTTTTTTGCCTATTTTATTACTAAATAAAGAAGTACCATGTCTATTAAAATCTCCTTCTAATCCATGACCAACAGCTTCATGTAATAATACTCCAGGCCATCCAGAACCTAATACAACAGCATAAGAACCTGAAGGAGCAGGTATTGCATATAAATTTAATAAAGCAGAACGAACAGCTTCTAGAGTCCAATATATTATATTAGTTTCACCTGAATTATTTTTTTCCATAAAAAATTTATAACCATCACGTCTACCTCCACCCATAAATCCTTGTTCTCTTTTACCATTCTCTTCAACAAAAACACTAATATAAACATGTATTAAAGGTCTAATATCATAAGATAAATTACCATCTGTGGATGAAACAAAAATATTTTCATAATTACTCAAAATACGAGCATTAACATCTACAACTCTTTTATCAGCTTTTCTAGCAACATTATTTATAATATTTAATATATCTATTTTTTCTTCAGAAGTATTACCTCTTAAAG from Buchnera aphidicola (Neophyllaphis podocarpi) harbors:
- the tldD gene encoding metalloprotease TldD produces the protein MTINSVKQNLLTSNNIHKENIYDVLNKMSDSKIEYGDIYIQSILQESWLLENGIIKTGSYHEDHGIGIRAINGSKTGFSYSNDINVDSLFKISKMACDSIYDKNYVNNKIINFNNVITSNKYNFINPLRGNTSEEKIDILNIINNVARKADKRVVDVNARILSNYENIFVSSTDGNLSYDIRPLIHVYISVFVEENGKREQGFMGGGRRDGYKFFMEKNNSGETNIIYWTLEAVRSALLNLYAIPAPSGSYAVVLGSGWPGVLLHEAVGHGLEGDFNRHGTSLFSNKIGKKVASSLCTIIDDGTIFGRRGSLTIDDEGTPSQKNILIENGILKCYMQDKLNAKFMDTKSTGNCRRESYAHLPMPRMTNTYMLPGLSNKDEIIESVGFGLYATNFSGGQVDITSGQFVFSTSEAYLIKNGKITNPIKNATLIGSGIEVMQQISMVGNDLSLDSGIGICIKDGQSIPVGVGQPTIKLNNLTIGGTN